In Sebastes umbrosus isolate fSebUmb1 chromosome 7, fSebUmb1.pri, whole genome shotgun sequence, the sequence CCTGTATTCTAATGGACATCATGTCCCTGTATTCTAATGGACATCATGTCCATGTATTCTGATGGACAACATGTCCCTGTATTCTGATGGACATCATGTCCCTGTATTCTGATGGAGAGCATGTCCCTGTATTCTGATGGACAGCATGTCCCTGTATTCTGATGGACATCGTGTCCCTGTATTCTGATGGACATCATGTCCCTGTATTCTGATGGACATCATGTCCCTGTATTCACACAAAGCAAAGCAGGTTGTAAATagagtaaatgtgttttatttcttccCATTGAATCTATATCAGAAACCACAGAGGTATGATTacattaaatgtaatttgtgtCAGAGACGTATTAACGTGATTAATTTCACACGTTTACATGCGACACGTATTTTGGCCAGTTTGAGGCCGTACATTACAGGGTTGAACAGCGGCGGGCATGTTAGAAAGTATAAAGATAAAAACATCCTCAACATGTTGGGGAGATTGTTCATATTAAATCTGCTCTGTAATATCTCAAAAGAAGCTCCAAAGGAGAAGTTGAGCAGAGAAGCCAGGTGAGGTGTGCAGGTACTGACAGCTTTCTGTCTGGTCTGTTTACTACCAGAATAACACACTTTAAGGATCTTTATATACGAGTACAAGATCAGAATCAGAGGACAAAAGATGGCGAGTGAAGAAACAATGAGTCCATAAATGTTATTAACTGTAGTGTCATAACAGGCCAGTTTAACTATGGAGTGGTTATCACAGTAGACTTTGTTAATGACGTTCCCACACAGCTGTAAAGGGACTATCAAAGTCAGTGTAACAAAATTCACAAGAAATGTGAGCAACCATATTACAGCAATAAGCACAACCACCTTGTTCCAGGTCATACATGTGTTATACTGTAGAGGATAACAGATGGCCAGATATCGGTCATAAGACATGATGATCAAGTTTAAAAACTCTATATTTCCATAAGAATATACGAAGAAGATCTGTGTGAAGCAGAGCGGAGCAGCAACAGTGTGAATGTCAGAGAGGATCTGAACCAGAAGGAATGGAAACAACCCTGTACTACCATACAGTTCATTTACAAACAGGCTGCACAGGAAAAGGTACATAGGTTCATGTAAGCTTCTGTTACTACCGATAACCACGATGAGCAACACATTAGCACTAACTATGAAAACATATAAAGACATAACAACCATGAAATATAAGTATTTAAACCCCCCCGTATCGAAATAGGCAGCCAGTGTGAAATGCGAAACCTGTGTAGAGTTTAACATGAGTCTCCTTTTTGTTCATAAAAACCACCaaagattacattttgttataGCTATCTATATCTAGATATttagcacacacaaacagaagtcAAGGTGATGGTAACGTAATAATCAGTGTTAAATTAATTATCCTGTAAACTGTCTAACACATATCCCGACTGTACTGTTTCCTAGCTGATGACATCGGCTGAGTCGCTCTCAATGGAGATAAAACTCTGCTACTTCCTCTTTTAAGCCTTTCATGGTGGACGCCCTCACCTCCTTATCTGAGGTCACTGATTCATACTGATGTTGAACTAATGTCAGGAAAAAGGAAAACTTTGTAGACCACCTATTGTTTCAGGATTTACAAacatcccgaccgactttactgtctttctagagtctctagtaggttcagttttagggctagagaCACAGATATGATGTTGAACTAGAAAAGcgaaggaatccatcggtaccaacctgGTCATGCTAGCGTGGGTTTGCTCcaggtgctccggtttcctcccacagttaGCGTGGGTTTGCTCCAGTAAACCCACGTTGTCTTTGGACTGTCAGAGGAAACCGGAGcccccggagtaaacccacgctaacctgcatgtctttggactgtcggaggaaaccggagcacccggagaaaacccccACGCTGACACAGGGAGAAGATGCAACCTCCTCACAGAAGGAACTTGCGACCCACTTGCTGTGAGGTGACCGatctaaccactgcaccacgtGCCGCCCCCTAAAAGAATGTGTTTCATTGAATTGCGTTAGTTTCTTTAAGCCATCTATACCCGTTTAGACCAGACTAATCCATCACAGAGCTGACATATCACCAGACCAAaaccattcacactcatattcacacctatgggctaTTAGAGTAATCAATTTACCAAACCTGCTTGTCTTTGATTCATAGGAGGAGACACATGCAGACACTGACActgctctctgctggtttagatcATACTTATCTGACAGATCCCACTTTGTTTCACACAATAACTATTTCCTTGAACCACAAGAAGGTCCGTAATGGTGTGCATCAGGGATCTGTGCTCGGTCCTATTCTTTTCTCAATTTACATGTAGCCCTCTTGGCACATTAATCAATAGTTACAAACTAGGTTCCCCGTTTCTATGCAGATGATACTCGACTTTACATCTCCATTAAGCCTGACGCCAGTCATCAGCTGTCATCAaactttcttcttttaaatgctggaaaaaattaaattggTCAAAAGCGGATTAGAAATAAATTCTGTGATATCACTCTAAAAAAGCGTTATTCAATCTCCTTCCCTACAAAAGAAGAGGAAACATTTATTTgccatatacatacaggtacatacatgaaagtGGACATCTGCTTTTAAccagcatttaggagcagtgggcaccCGTGGAGCAACTTTGGGtttagtgtctcgctcaaggacacttcgacatgcagtctgtaggagccggggatcgaaccgccaaccttgtgattaaaggacgGCCCGTTCTACaaactgagctacagccgcccggctaactgtgggaggaaaccggagcacctggagtaaacccacgctaactgtgggaggaaaccagagcacCCGGAGCAAACCCACGCTAACTGTGGTAGGAAACCGTAGCACCCGGAGTAAAGCCACGccaacctgcatgtctttggacagtGGGAAGAAACCGGAACAGCCGGAGCAAACCCACGCtaactgtgggaggaaaccggagcacctgGAGTAAACCCTTGCTAAACTGCATATCTTTGGacagtgggaggaaaccggagcactcggagcaaacccacgctaactgtgggaggaaaccagagcacCCGGAGCAAACCCACACTAACTGTGGTAGGAAACCGTAGCACCCGGAGTAAAGCCACGccaacctgcatgtctttggacagtGGGAAGAAACCGGAACACCCGGAGCAAACCCACGCtaactgtgggaggaaaccggagcacccggagcaAATCCACGCTAACTGTGGTAGGAAACCGTAACACCCGGAGCGAACCCACTCtaactgtgggaggaaaccggagcacccggagcaAACCCACGCTAACTGTGgtaggaaaccggagcacccagagtaaacccacgctaacctgcaagtctttggactgtgggaggaaaccggagcatCCCGAGCAAACCCACGCTAACTGTGGGAGCAAACCGGTGCACCTGGAGCAAACCCACACTAgcatgacctggttggtaccgatggattccttcgTTTTTCTAGTTTAACATCATATCTGTGtctctagccctaaaactgaacctactagagactctaaaaagacagtaaagttggtcgggATGTTTGTAAATCCTGAAACAATAGGTGGTCTACAaagttttcctttttcttgCCATTAGTTCAACATCAGTATGAATCAGTGACCTCAGATAAGGAGGTGAGGGCGTCCACCATGAAAGGCTTAAAAGACGAGGTAGCAGAGTTTTATCTCCGTTGAGAGCGACTCAGCCGATGTCATCAGCTATGTGTCGTTATAACTAACTAACCATCATACAAGCAAACGGTACAGTCGGGATATGTGTTAGACAGTTTACAGGATAATGAATTTAACACTGATTATTACGTTACCATCACCTTGACTTCTGTTTGAGTGTGCTAAATATCTAGATATCTATACCAAAATGTAATCTTTGGTGCTTTTTATGAACAAAAAGGAGACTCATGTTAAACTCTACTCAGGTTTCATATTTCTGCCTACGTTGACACAGAGCGCTTTAAATACTTATACTTCATTATTGTTATGTCTTTATATATGTTAATCATTAGTGCCAATGTGTTGCTGGTTGTGGTTATCTGTATGAGCAGAGTTTCAGTTCAGTTAGGAGGACTCACAGTATGACTGTAGCAGGATAACAGGTGAATGCTTAATAACGCCACACAATGTCACATATGTTTTATTAGTAATATGTAACGTGCATTATATTGAACATAATGGTACATTTGGGGCGGTTTGTTAAAACATTTTCCATGACAATGAATCAGTTCAGTATTACTACACTGACTTATAGTCCAGTTGAATAACCCATTCCTAGTTTAACTATTATGCAAATGCATAACAAAAGTGAATTATTTGTTGGTGTGCACAATGAAATAGTTATAAACCAAAGTCAGGATGAATTCTACTCAGGTTTCATATTTCACACTGGCTGCCTATTTTGATACGGGGGGGTTTAAATACTTATATTTCATGGTTGTTATGTCTTTATATGTTTTCATAGTTAGTGCTAATGTGTTGCTCATCGTGGTTATCTGTAGTAACAGAAGCTTACATGAACCTATGTACCTTTTCCTGTGCAGCCTGTTTGTAAATGAACTGTATGGTAGTACAGGGTTGTTTCCATTCCTTCTGGTTCAGATCCTCTCTGACATTCACACTGTTGCTGCTCCGCTCTGCTTCACACAGATCTTCTTTGTGTATTCTTATGGAAGTATAGAGTTTTTAAACTTGACCATCATGTCTTATGACCGATATCTGGCCATCTGTTATCCTCTACAGTATAACACACGTATGACCTGGAACAAGGTGGTTGTGCTTATTGCTGTAATATGGTTGCTCATATTTCTTGTGAATTTTGCTACGCTGCCTCTGATAGTCCCTTTACAGCTGTGTGGGAATGTCATTAACAAAGTCTACTGTGATAACCACTCCATAGTTAAACTGGCCTGTTATGACACTACAGTTAATAACATTTATGGACTCATTGTTTCTTCACTCGCCATCTTTTGTCCTCTGATTCTGATCTTGTACTCGTATATAAAGATCCTTAAAGTGTGTTATTCTGGTAGTAAACAGACCAGACAGAAAGCTGTCAGTACCTGCACACCTCACCTGGCTTCTCTGCTCAACTTCTCCTTCGGAGCTTCTTTTGAGATATTACAGAGCAGATTTAATATGAACAATCTCCCCAACATGTTGAGGATGTTTTTATCTTTATACTTTCTAACATGCCCGCCGCTGTTCAACCCTGTAATGTACGGCCTCAAACTGGCCAAAATACGTGTCGCATGTAAACGTGTGAAATTAATCACGTTAATACGTCTCtgacataaattacatttaatgtaATCATACCTCTGTGGTTTCTGATATAGATTCAATGggaagaaataaaacacatttactctATTTACAACCTGCTTTGCTTTGTGTGAATACAGGGACATGATGTCCATCAGAATACAGGGACATGATGTCCATCAGAATACAGGGACACGATGTCCATCAGAATACAGGGACATGATGTCCATCAGAATACAGGGACATGCTGTCCATCAGAATACAGGGACATGATGTAGCGCCGCAGTTCAGCATAACAACTGTTCATTTAgtgctaaaagcaacacattatTCAAAgttgtaggtttatatgttatgaatagatatagatatagatataaatatcagGACGCTGTAAGTTAGGcccaagcctccaggaagagtgCCCGTCGTTGAtcccgactttcgtagtggccaaacggcgttACTACAAtctccgtgtccgtcacgtgatgccatttggcCCAACAAGACTTTTCCCATAGAGAgggtctgtaactcagaggatcatttattttgaggtgaatcaactccccagtatgaacactctgaTAGTCCTGATttaaacaagactcggtccaaacccagtatatgtctggaccgtttCTGGTCACTATGTTATTTTGTGGTCATGTCTGTTATGTTTTGTGAAaagtttttttccacttatattttaatattttattgaaagacaacttataatgaagcaaatgacattcagtaatagtaaatggtaacatttactagtcagtatattatacattttatacaggtGAAAATGTATTagaatgacatacagtatgcaggttaaaagtatttcatttttttattaaagcatgtgtattatttatttcctttattgtcattgtacaggtACAACGAATTTGAGTTTGCAACTCCCCGTCACATCCCCGATGCTTTAAAAGACggtctataaatatatatatagggtaTTATACAAGCGACAGCTATAAGGTTAGTGACCAGTGTCGTGTCGTATGTGCAAACTGTTCTTAAAGGGCAGTAAAAGTAAGGAGACaatctaaaacaatataaaagacaatgattataaaaataagtaaatgcataataaatagatatagtCAGTCCACATGTGCGAtatcataaaacaaataatgcaGCCAAAGGTTAAAGTGCACGGTAAAAAAAGTTAATGTAATGTACGTTAATTAACATCTCCGTTCACAAACAAGCTAACGGTTGATTATTAAATTACCATCGCAGCGCCGCTGTCTCCTGAACAAACACTAGCTGCTGCAGTTAGCAGGCTAGGCTACTAAAGCAGTATCGGTCTACAGGACTGCTAGCTACCAGTTAGCTACCAGCTGGCTACCAGCTGGCTACCAGCTGGCTACGAGCAAGCAAGCTCATGAACGCGCGGTaaactccatccatccatcttcatccatccatcttcaaccgcttatccgggatcgggtcgcgggggcaacagctccagcaggggaccccaaacttctcTTTCCTGGTCCAcgttaaccagctctgactgggggatcccgaggcgttcccaggccagagtagagatataatctctccacctagtcctgggtcttccccgtggtctcctcccagctggtcgtgcctggaacacctcccaagggaggcgcccaggaggcatccgtactagatgcccgaaccacctcaactagctcctttcgacgcaaaggagcaaggactctactccgagtccctcacggatgactgagcttcttaccctatctctaagggagacgccagccaccctcctgaggaaacacatttcggccgcttgcacccgcgacctcgttctttcggtcatgacctaACCCTCATGACCacaggtgagagtaggaacgaagattgaacggtagatcgagagctttgccttccggctcagctctcttttcgtcacaacggtgcggtaaagcaaatgcaagaccccgagatacttgaactccttcacttggggtaaggactcattccctacccggagtaggcaatccatcggtttcctgctgagaaccatggcctcagatttagaggtgctgattctcatcccgactgcatcacactcggctgcgaaccgatccagtgagtgctggaggtcgcagaccgatgatgccaacaggaccacatcatctgcaaaaagcagcgatgagatcctcagcccaccgaactgcaaaccctcctccccccccgactacgcctcgatatcctgtccatgaatatcacgaacaggattggtgacaaagcgcagccctggtggaggccaacccccaccggaaatgAGTCCGACTTGTTGCCGAGGATCcaaacacagctctcgctttgggcgtacagggattggatggccctgagaagtgcccccctcaccctaTACTCCCGCAACACCCCCCACaatatctcccgggggacccggtcatacgccttctccaagtccacaaaacacatgtagactggatgggcatactcccaggccccctccaggatccttgcgagagtgaagagctggtccgttgttctaCGGCCaagacggaatccgcattgtccctcttcgatctgaggttcgactatcggccgaaccctcctttccagcaccttggagtagactttaccagggaggctgagcagtgtgatacccctgtaattggcacacactctctggtccccctttttgaaaaggggaaccaccaccccggtctgccactccttaggcactgtcaccgacttccacgcagTGTTGAAGAGAcatgtcatccaagacagcccctccccacccagagccttcagcatttctgggcggatctcatcaacccccggggctttgccactgtggagttgtttgactaccttcgagggttgccgccccttgaggcacctaagaccttaaaaccacagctcaccgctgcagcttcagcaatggaagctttgaacatcgcccACTcaggttcaatgcccccaacctccacagggatgccagaaaagctccgccggaggtgggagttgaagatctcttggacaggggcctcctccagacgttcccagttcaccctcactacgcgtttgggcttaccaggtctgtccagagtcttcccccaccctctgacccaactcatcaccagatggtgatcagttgacagctccgcccctctcttcacccgagtgtccaaaacatgcggcctcagatcagacgatacgattacaaaatcgatcatcgaccttcggcctagggtgctctggtaccacgtacacttatgagcatccttatgttggaacatggtgttcgttatggacagtccatgactagcacagaagtccaataacaaacgaccactcgggtttagatcagggaggccattcctcccaatcacgccactcccagtgtctccatcgttgcccacgtgcacgttgaagtctcccagcagaactatggagtcccctactggagccccatacaggactccattcagggtctccaagaaggccgaatactccgaactgctgtttggtgcatacgcacaaacaacagtcagagttttcccccccataacccgaaggcgtagggaggcgaccctctcgtccaccggggtaaactccaacatagcggcactcagccggggatttgtgagtatccccacacccgcccagcgcctcacaccatgggcaactccagaaaagaatagagtccaacccctatccaagagtacggttccagaactgaggctgtgcgtagaggtaagccctaccagatccaactgataacgctccacctcccgcacaagctccggctccttcccccacagagaggtgacgttccacgtccccagagccagcctctgccgcccgggtccagtccgtcgaggtccctggccttcactgccacccgcgtggcagcgcacccgacccaagcggttcttcccgcaggtggtgagcccacaggatggagaggaggggggtgccacgttgcttcttcggggtatccccggccgggctccgtggcaagcccggccagCAGGCGCTCGCtgacgggccctccgtctggacctggctccagacgtgggccccgggcttcctccgggccgggtaactcctcctctgcctcgtgtcgtcattgggtttttttgtgaaccattcttagtccggcccctcacctaagtccaatttgccatgggagacccgaccaggagcacgaggctccagacaacacagccctcagggtcatagggacacacaaacctctccaccacgttaaggtgatggttcccgGAGAGGAAAACTCGTGTACGCTACATTAATGTGaacaagccgtgacgacagcatGATGCAGcctgaccccgtgaccgagtcatgtgaccgagcagaCACTACTGCGCATGACaacacagtccaaagacatgcaagtTAGTGTGGGTTtgctccgggttctcaggtttcctcccacagtccaaagacatgcaggttagtgtgggtttgctccaggttctcaggtttcctcccacagtccaaagacatgcaggttagcgtgggtttactccgggttctcaggtttcctcccacagtccaaagacatgcaggttagcgtgggtttactccaggtactccagtttcctcccactgtccaaagacatgcaggttagcgtgggtttactccgggtgctctggtttcctcccactgtccaaagacatgcaggttagcgtgggtttattCCGGgtgctctggtttcctcccacagtccaaagaaaTGCAGGCTAGTATGGGTTtgctccgggtgctccggtttcctcccactgtccaaagacatgcaggttagcgtgggtttactccaggtgctccggtttcctccgacagtccaaacacatgcaggttagcgtgggtttattTCGGgtgctctggtttcctcccactgtCCAAAGACCTGAAGGTTAGAGTGGGTTTACTCCGTGTgttccggtttcctcccacagtccaaagacatgcaggttagagtgggtttactccgggtgctccagtttcctcccacagtccaaagacatgcaggttatagtgggtttactccgggtgctccagGTCcttccacagtccaaagacatgcaggttagcgtgggtttactccgtgtgctccggtttcctcccgctgtccaaagacatgcaggttagcgtgggtttaccccgggtgctcaggtttcctcccacagtacaaagaaatgcaggttcattgttgactctgaatgtcccgtaggtgtgaatgtgagtgtgaatggtttgtctgtctctatgtgtcagtcctgtgatagtctggagacctgtcaaGGGTGTACCCCCCCCCGCCTCAATTAAATTTTGGTATTGAGTTCACATAGCTGCTGTGGGTGTTCTCTGTCTTTAAACGTTTTATAAGAGGTGGAAGCAGGGCTTCAGCTCAGTACGGAGGGACTCTGTATGAATACAACGGGGCAGCAGGTGAATGCTCAAATTCACACAATGTCACCGACTTTGTTTTGTAGATTAATAACATTACTCTGactttgaaaagaaaatgtagGAATGTTTTTGACAATTGTTTCCATTATAATGAATCTGTTTAGCATAACTACACTGACTTCTATTCACGTGTGCTTTGAGTTTAAGTTGCAAATTGTGCCAAACGAGTCCAAGTTGAAGCCACTTAAATTTGTACAGATCTATAACAAAAGTTAGTTATAGCTTGACGTGCGCAGTAGAATAGTTGTGAACCTAAAGAAGGATGATGATAAACTCTACTCAGGTTTCATATTTCACTCTTGATGCTTACTTTCACACCGGAACttttaagtacttttacttcatgATTGtcgtgtgtttgtatgtttttattgtctGTGCCAATGTGTTGCTCATCGTGGTTATCTGTAGTAACAGAAGCTTACATGAACCTATGTACCTTTTCCTGTGCAGCCTGTTTGTAAATGAACTGTATGGTAGTACAGGGTTGTTTCCATTCCTTCTGGTTCAGATCCTCTCTGACATTCACACTGTTGCTGCTCCGCTCTGCTTCCT encodes:
- the LOC119490971 gene encoding olfactory receptor 11A1-like: MNSTQVSYFTLAAYFDTGGFKYLYFMVVMSLYVFIVSANVLLIVVICSNRSLHEPMYLFLCSLFVNELYGSTGLFPFLLVQILSDIHTVAAPLCFTQIFFVYSYGSIEFLNLTIMSYDRYLAICYPLQYNTRMTWNKVVVLIAVIWLLIFLVNFATLPLIVPLQLCGNVINKVYCDNHSIVKLACYDTTVNNIYGLIVSSLAIFCPLILILYSYIKILKVCYSGSKQTRQKAVSTCTPHLASLLNFSFGASFEILQSRFNMNNLPNMLRMFLSLYFLTCPPLFNPVMYGLKLAKIRVACKRVKLITLIRL
- the LOC119490970 gene encoding olfactory receptor 11A1-like, with protein sequence MLNSTQVSHFTLAAYFDTGGFKYLYFMVVMSLYVFIVSANVLLIVVIGSNRSLHEPMYLFLCSLFVNELYGSTGLFPFLLVQILSDIHTVAAPLCFTQIFFVYSYGNIEFLNLIIMSYDRYLAICYPLQYNTCMTWNKVVVLIAVIWLLTFLVNFVTLTLIVPLQLCGNVINKVYCDNHSIVKLACYDTTVNNIYGLIVSSLAIFCPLILILYSYIKILKVCYSGSKQTRQKAVSTCTPHLASLLNFSFGASFEILQSRFNMNNLPNMLRMFLSLYFLTCPPLFNPVMYGLKLAKIRVACKRVKLITLIRL